Genomic window (Geotrypetes seraphini chromosome 6, aGeoSer1.1, whole genome shotgun sequence):
TATTTTATTTTGTGAATTGTTTGCTTTGCATGTTTTTACTGTCATTCACTTTGTAGTCACACATGAAAAGGAGTAAGTGATAGTGCAGTAGAGAGGAAAGTGCTCAGGCTCCTAAAAGGCTCTTATGGCCTTTAGCTGTTGCAATGTTTTCCTGCTTCCTTCCTTTAATGGGAATTACAAAGGCAAAGGCCTTTCACAGAAAACGGTATAGTTGGTACCAGCAAAAGATATGAAGCAGGGATGAAGCACAGGGGTTGGTAATTGTAAGAGAATCAATTCTATAAGCGGATACTTCCAATTAGATGCCCCAGTGCTGCTTAATGAGACCCTATTCTATAACGGCATCTGGGCATCCAGATTCCATTACAGAGGACTAGTAGAAGCAACTTTTGGCACAGTGAACATTTAAGCACTCTGTTAGGCAAACCAGAGACCGGGTGCAGCTGCAGTTGTGTAAATGGGAACTCCACTTTTGTCTCACCCATGCTGCACTTCTACGCTATGCACTTAGTCCCCTGGCTCACATTTACATGCACAAGGGACGTGTACATGTGGGAACCCAGTTAGAGAACTGCCCTTCACGTGGATAGGAACAGGAAGAggtgaagagggcaggagaggtcGATAAATATCACCTTTAATGTTCAAAATGCTGATCTCTCCAAAGTACTGGCCTGCTCCAAGTCTAGCATATTCTGTCACACCATCATCAGCCACGACCGCCAGCACTCCTTCCTTGATGATGTACATCTCTCTGCCAATGTCACCCTTTTTACAGACATACTCGCTAGGGCTGTACACCTGAGGTTGCAACTTCAGCACCAGCTCCTCCAGAAGACTCTTCTCACAGTTCTGGAAGATCTGTACCTTGCTGAGTGTGGGTAGATGCACACTGACAGCCACCTCTGCCCGCAGACGCTCTGGAAGGTTCTGTAGGATAGCATTCTCATTGGTCATCTTCTTGTTAATTTGCAGATGCTGGTACCATGAAATGACCCGGCGCTTCACGCTCTTGTTGACCTTGTGCAGTTTTAGGTAGAGCTTGACAAGGTCATGGTTGGGATAGAAGGCTTCATCGGCGCTGTTCATGTTGGAGATGACAGAGCTCATGCTCCCCATTATGGTGGCAAAGCCAAGAACAGCGATTAGGAAGTCTACCACCATAAACAAGTATTCCTCCTCTTGatagggagggggggtgtcaccCACTGTGGTGAGAATAAGGGTAGAGAAGTAAAAGCTATAAAGGTACTGCCGGGACAAACGGCCAAAATCAGGGTCAGAGATGTTTGGATAAACCCATTCGTCTTTCCCAAACCCAATATAACTGGATAAAGCAAAGTAGATGCAGCTATTCCAGTGGATAACTACAAAGACATAGAGAATAAGTTTGCAGATACGGAACGCATTTGGGTACTGGATACGAGTCTCTGTCCGATCAAAGGCCTCAAATAGCCTTGGGATGCGGAAGAAGCGGTTCCAACGCACAGTTGGTGTATGGATCCCCaccttcaggtacagtaggtCTGTGGGCAGCAGGGATAGCAGGTCCCAGCGGAAGGAAGATGTCTTCACATAGCGCTTGGAGAGCTCCTTAGGGCTGGTAATCAGGATCCCTTGTTCCAAACACCCTGTGAAGAAAGGAGCAGCAGCATTGAGGAACAATAACGTGAAAATCAATTCAGATGGCATAGTGAGATGACATTTTGTTTTATTCATTATTATAGGTTTTACTCTTTATTTAAAGCTTTATCTCTTATTTGTAAAGCAAACTGAGTTGATTTTGGCCCGGTACTAGGAtcctgattggccactgtgagaatggcctactgggcttgatggaccagtggtctgacccagtaaggctattcttatgttcttatgtaatgtgtATATGCTTGTGCACACACACATAGGTGGGTACACCATTAAAGCAACCAGAACTAAATTTTTTCAGGGGACCTACAGTGAAAATAAGTGGGAACTAGGAATCGCCTCCCTTGGGATCCTCCAAGGCCTACTATCTCAAGAACCTGG
Coding sequences:
- the CNGA4 gene encoding cyclic nucleotide-gated cation channel alpha-4 isoform X2, with product MVIPVLYNWIILISRSCFRDLQHRYLIVWLTLDYICDTFYLLDIVVRFRTGCLEQGILITSPKELSKRYVKTSSFRWDLLSLLPTDLLYLKVGIHTPTVRWNRFFRIPRLFEAFDRTETRIQYPNAFRICKLILYVFVVIHWNSCIYFALSSYIGFGKDEWVYPNISDPDFGRLSRQYLYSFYFSTLILTTVGDTPPPYQEEEYLFMVVDFLIAVLGFATIMGSMSSVISNMNSADEAFYPNHDLVKLYLKLHKVNKSVKRRVISWYQHLQINKKMTNENAILQNLPERLRAEVAVSVHLPTLSKVQIFQNCEKSLLEELVLKLQPQVYSPSEYVCKKGDIGREMYIIKEGVLAVVADDGVTEYARLGAGQYFGEISILNIKGNTSGNRRTANIKSIGYSDLFCLSKEDLTEVLIEYPDAKTILEEKGREILIKMKKLDENLAAELAAKQLEMEEKVRKLEKNLDALQTRLARFLAELESSALKMTYRVEYLEWETSLLEDYEIEGSEAP
- the CNGA4 gene encoding cyclic nucleotide-gated cation channel alpha-4 isoform X1; amino-acid sequence: MWKGKGLNKKKTWIFDPSGTWYYCWLNVMVIPVLYNWIILISRSCFRDLQHRYLIVWLTLDYICDTFYLLDIVVRFRTGCLEQGILITSPKELSKRYVKTSSFRWDLLSLLPTDLLYLKVGIHTPTVRWNRFFRIPRLFEAFDRTETRIQYPNAFRICKLILYVFVVIHWNSCIYFALSSYIGFGKDEWVYPNISDPDFGRLSRQYLYSFYFSTLILTTVGDTPPPYQEEEYLFMVVDFLIAVLGFATIMGSMSSVISNMNSADEAFYPNHDLVKLYLKLHKVNKSVKRRVISWYQHLQINKKMTNENAILQNLPERLRAEVAVSVHLPTLSKVQIFQNCEKSLLEELVLKLQPQVYSPSEYVCKKGDIGREMYIIKEGVLAVVADDGVTEYARLGAGQYFGEISILNIKGNTSGNRRTANIKSIGYSDLFCLSKEDLTEVLIEYPDAKTILEEKGREILIKMKKLDENLAAELAAKQLEMEEKVRKLEKNLDALQTRLARFLAELESSALKMTYRVEYLEWETSLLEDYEIEGSEAP